Proteins co-encoded in one Candidatus Woesearchaeota archaeon genomic window:
- a CDS encoding DUF84 family protein has product MIIAVGSMNRTKGEAVHRAIYGESHVQCYPAFVSDEIRAYNILSHVRDQPFGMDETMRGAINRASGAFTEGKDDGDCRFGVGIEAGLLEIPLLVHPDGSPRYEEKTICTIYDGDTYLFGSSAGFEHPKAVIDCVLQEHVDISEAYKRCGFTDSPKIGEEHGCVHLLTQARVQRSQEIADAVRRALIPFENVEMYR; this is encoded by the coding sequence ATGATTATCGCAGTTGGATCCATGAACAGGACAAAAGGAGAAGCAGTACATAGAGCTATTTATGGTGAGTCTCACGTGCAGTGTTATCCAGCTTTTGTTTCTGATGAGATTAGAGCATACAACATTCTTTCTCACGTTCGTGACCAACCTTTTGGAATGGATGAAACAATGAGAGGAGCAATAAACAGAGCATCAGGAGCATTTACTGAAGGAAAAGATGATGGTGATTGCCGCTTTGGAGTTGGAATTGAAGCAGGACTCCTTGAAATCCCTCTTCTCGTTCACCCTGACGGAAGCCCGCGTTATGAAGAAAAAACAATTTGCACTATATATGATGGAGATACATATTTATTTGGCTCATCTGCAGGATTTGAACATCCAAAAGCAGTTATAGATTGCGTTCTCCAAGAACATGTGGATATTAGTGAAGCATATAAAAGATGCGGATTTACTGATTCTCCAAAAATAGGTGAAGAACATGGATGTGTTCATTTGCTCACACAAGCGAGAGTCCAACGAAGCCAAGAAATAGCAGACGCTGTACGACGAGCACTGATTCCTTTTGAAAATGTTGAAATGTATAGATAG
- a CDS encoding ATP synthase F0 subunit B: protein MNKTMYSLLMVFLVVFSLFAVSVAAEEGQETEDAEETTDDESSDEETSEEAEDETTEESDDSEESTEETGSEDTETDDSEQESEEAEESADDEESTAEADEEDSTESEETITEEEAEELELEDVEADVTAMEEAQDETEYARAYYFMTEKILTAEGVIAYLNENFPDVDTSAIEAYIAELEALRDSLTPESDFEAVHEQVKEIIQNAREEAKTLFEENDVEVSAVVEAVGDYKEESTEDDEAKEAWGEARSGYAHAKSTVVLARLNNLQKLADRYGDAEGSAELNEIIAQLEAIADEIAIAAADFDKEEVKSLTEEARALVKEAKELAKDMREAVKESRKAAREEMKTAREEAREEIKAARDEAREEIKTARNEAREEIKAARDEAREEIKASRDEAKEARKNAKESRAAESDDDSSDSETEESEDESEDEDTEDTEDEQESSEEQ from the coding sequence ATGAACAAAACAATGTATTCTTTATTGATGGTGTTTCTTGTTGTCTTTTCTCTTTTCGCAGTAAGCGTTGCTGCAGAAGAAGGACAAGAAACTGAAGACGCAGAAGAGACCACTGATGACGAGAGCAGCGACGAGGAAACGTCTGAAGAAGCAGAAGATGAAACAACTGAAGAAAGCGATGATAGTGAAGAATCTACCGAAGAAACAGGTTCTGAAGACACTGAAACTGATGATTCTGAACAAGAAAGCGAAGAAGCTGAAGAAAGTGCTGATGATGAAGAATCCACAGCAGAAGCTGATGAAGAAGATTCAACTGAAAGTGAAGAAACAATCACTGAAGAAGAAGCTGAAGAATTAGAACTTGAAGATGTTGAAGCAGACGTTACAGCAATGGAAGAAGCGCAGGATGAAACTGAATATGCACGCGCATACTATTTTATGACAGAGAAAATCTTAACAGCAGAGGGAGTTATCGCATACTTGAACGAAAACTTCCCTGACGTTGATACCAGCGCTATTGAAGCATACATAGCTGAACTTGAAGCACTTCGCGACAGCTTAACACCTGAAAGTGATTTTGAAGCAGTGCATGAACAAGTCAAAGAGATTATACAGAATGCACGCGAAGAAGCAAAAACATTATTTGAAGAAAATGATGTTGAAGTGAGTGCTGTTGTTGAAGCAGTTGGAGATTATAAAGAAGAATCCACTGAAGATGATGAAGCAAAAGAAGCTTGGGGAGAAGCGCGAAGCGGCTACGCACACGCAAAATCCACTGTTGTTCTTGCGCGATTGAACAATCTTCAAAAACTCGCTGACCGTTACGGTGACGCAGAAGGTTCCGCAGAACTTAATGAAATTATCGCGCAGCTTGAAGCGATCGCTGATGAAATAGCAATTGCCGCAGCTGACTTTGACAAAGAAGAAGTAAAGAGTCTCACTGAAGAAGCACGAGCACTTGTCAAAGAAGCAAAAGAACTCGCGAAAGACATGCGTGAAGCTGTTAAAGAATCACGAAAAGCTGCACGAGAAGAAATGAAAACAGCACGTGAGGAAGCGCGAGAAGAAATTAAAGCCGCACGCGATGAAGCACGTGAAGAGATAAAAACTGCACGTAATGAAGCACGAGAGGAAATTAAAGCTGCTCGCGATGAAGCACGTGAAGAGATAAAAGCTTCTCGTGATGAAGCAAAGGAAGCGCGTAAAAATGCGAAAGAATCTCGAGCTGCAGAATCTGATGATGACTCTTCTGACAGTGAAACTGAAGAAAGCGAAGATGAATCTGAAGACGAGGACACTGAAGATACAGAAGATGAACAAGAATCATCTGAAGAACAATAG
- a CDS encoding MarR family transcriptional regulator — translation MKIRMLYFSVLIFLLSFHIVSAFEIESYKITAAPSNDDVANSIEITINNTKTSALTQGILHLAKDAEIESIRDSYGTISYSVTEEEENLKVSFSFSIPVQPHEARVVTLETVTHNVVQKEGYFEYLLVLVPSADIENFVHIVKLDKDVVLYNTAQDGGENYLIVPDATVSETADNVVIQWQSALTKDTPSVFLVRFAQETGINYWKWTAILLLTLIFGAGLGIGAQQLYVYRNQQKALKATNILNEREKAVLALIIKNIEIKQYEIIKQLGYTKSNMSKIIKRLELRGLVAVKKEGKIRILTLGEKMKKGV, via the coding sequence ATGAAGATCAGAATGTTGTATTTTTCAGTACTTATTTTTTTGTTGAGTTTCCACATAGTTTCCGCATTTGAAATTGAATCCTATAAGATTACTGCTGCACCTTCAAATGATGATGTTGCCAACAGCATAGAAATAACTATTAACAACACAAAAACTAGTGCATTAACGCAAGGGATACTGCACCTTGCAAAAGACGCTGAAATAGAAAGCATACGGGATTCTTATGGAACCATTTCGTACAGCGTTACTGAAGAAGAGGAAAATCTAAAAGTCTCTTTCAGTTTTTCTATCCCTGTTCAACCCCATGAAGCTCGTGTTGTCACCCTTGAAACAGTCACTCATAACGTTGTGCAAAAAGAAGGATATTTTGAATATCTTCTTGTCCTTGTTCCTTCCGCAGACATTGAAAATTTTGTCCATATTGTCAAACTGGACAAAGATGTGGTGCTCTATAATACTGCACAAGACGGGGGAGAAAACTATCTTATTGTTCCTGACGCAACAGTCAGCGAGACCGCAGACAATGTGGTGATTCAGTGGCAAAGCGCGCTCACCAAAGATACTCCATCTGTTTTTCTGGTCCGATTTGCACAAGAAACAGGCATCAATTACTGGAAATGGACAGCGATTCTTCTTCTTACTCTTATCTTTGGTGCGGGTCTTGGGATTGGTGCGCAACAACTCTATGTGTATCGTAATCAACAGAAAGCATTGAAGGCGACGAACATTCTTAATGAACGGGAAAAAGCAGTTCTTGCACTAATTATTAAAAACATAGAGATTAAACAATATGAAATCATCAAACAGCTTGGTTACACAAAATCAAACATGAGCAAGATTATTAAAAGATTAGAACTTCGCGGACTTGTTGCTGTCAAAAAAGAAGGAAAAATACGAATTCTTACTCTTGGAGAGAAGATGAAGAAAGGGGTTTGA